The Vibrio cyclitrophicus sequence AAAAGTTAGAACAGCACAAGGTTACGGTATTCACAGAAAGTTACCTTGAAGACGAACTTGCGCTGAAGTTACACGATTTCGAGGCGCTTGTGTTGATCCGCGAACGTACCGAAATCACCGAGTCGTTATTATCCAAGTTACCCAATCTCAAGTTAATCAGCCAAACAGGTAAGGTCAGTAACCACATCGACCCACACATGTGTGAACGGTTCGGCGCGAAAGTATTAGAAGGGCGCGGTTCACCTGTCGCTCCGTCTGAACTGTGTTGGGCGTTGATCATGGCTGCATCTCGTCATATTCCTACTTACTCTTCAAACCTCAAGCAAAACCAATGGCAAGATTCAGGCTCACTTGGTTTAGGAAGAGCATTAAAGGGCTTAAAGCTAGGCATTTGGGGCTATGGAAAAATCGGACGTTACATCGCGCAATATGCCAAAGCATTCGGAATGGATGTGATGGTGTGGGGAAGCCAAACCTCAAGAGACCAAGCACAGGCCGACGGATTTGAAGCGGCAGAAGACAAACACGCGTTTTTCAGTAACGTAGATGTACTTTCTTTGCACCTGCGCTTGAATGACGCCACTAGAGGCTGTGTTACTGCTGATGATCTCGGCCTAATGAAGCCAGACTCACTGTTCGTGAATATCAGCCGAGCAGAGTTGGTCGAGACAAAAGCCCTATTTAATGAACTCACCAAGGTGGCAAGCAAACGAGCGGCGATTGATGTTTTTGAAATAGAGCCCGCTACGTCAGAGATTGAACCTCTGTTAGCCTTGTCAAACGTCACTGCGACACCGCATTTAGGCTACGTCGAACAAAATAGCTACGAACTCTACTTTGATATCGCTTTCGATAACATTCTGTCCTATTAAAGGGGGGGGCATATCGATCTAGAATCTGCCCAAAGAAAAAGGTAGAGAAAGTATGAGCTTAACAATCAGACAAGTCACAGTAGATGATGCTCAGGGTATTATCGATGTATTAAACCCAATCATCATCGAAGGGCGTTATACCATCTTAGATCAGACGTTTACGTTGGATGAAGAGAAAGGTTTTATTGAGTCGTTTCCTGAACGTGGCGTGTTCAGTGTTGCTGTCAATCAAACGACTAACCAATTGCTTGGTTTTCAAAACGTAGAGCCGTTTGCCTCTTATACGAAAGCCTTTGATCATGTCGGTATTATTGGAACATATGTAGACGCAAACAGCCGTGGGCAAGGCGTCTCAAAGCAGTTATTTGAACACACATTCGAAGTCGCAAAAACCAAAGGCTACGAAAAGCTTTTTGCTTATGTTCTAGCTGGTAACGAACGCGCATTAGCGGTGTACCTCAAGCAGGGCTTTGAAACTGTTGGAATAGCAAAGAAACACGCCAAGCTTGGCGGCCAATACTATGATGAGATTCTTATCGAGAAGTTCTTATAAGTACAGCGAAACATTCGCTACATCATCGATGCAGGAGGCATGATGAACAAAGCTACAAAATCAACGGTTTCAACCAAACTAACCAAAGCCGTCTTATTTGACTGGGGTAACACCTTAATGATCGACTTCCCAGACGCGCAAGGGAAAATGTGTGACTGGGAAACCGTGCAAGAAGTGAGGGGTGCTCGCGCATTACTGGCTGAACTCTCCCAAAATCACCAAATCTATGTTGCCACCAATGCTGGTGATTCTAGTGAAGACGACATCATTCGAGCCTTTGAGCGTGTTGGCCTGTCTAAATATATCTTGGGTTACTTTTGTAAGGCGAGCATTGGTTTTTCTAAGTTCGATTCGGGCTTTTATCCTGCCATCATTACCAAACTCGGTGTTGCACCACAAGATATCACCATGGTAGGTGACACCTTAGACAAAGATATTTACCCAGCACTTGAAGCGGGTTTGAAAGCAGTGTGGTTGAACACAGAAGGCACTGCTCTTAAGTCAGGGTATCCGAATATCGTACAAGTTCAAAGCCTAAGCGAACTATTGGAGAAGTACCATGGATGATCACTCTGAGATCTGGCGTCAGTATTACCAAAAGGCACTAAGCAA is a genomic window containing:
- a CDS encoding HAD family hydrolase, with translation MNKATKSTVSTKLTKAVLFDWGNTLMIDFPDAQGKMCDWETVQEVRGARALLAELSQNHQIYVATNAGDSSEDDIIRAFERVGLSKYILGYFCKASIGFSKFDSGFYPAIITKLGVAPQDITMVGDTLDKDIYPALEAGLKAVWLNTEGTALKSGYPNIVQVQSLSELLEKYHG
- a CDS encoding D-2-hydroxyacid dehydrogenase family protein, whose amino-acid sequence is MKIAILDDYQNVVKSLVCYQKLEQHKVTVFTESYLEDELALKLHDFEALVLIRERTEITESLLSKLPNLKLISQTGKVSNHIDPHMCERFGAKVLEGRGSPVAPSELCWALIMAASRHIPTYSSNLKQNQWQDSGSLGLGRALKGLKLGIWGYGKIGRYIAQYAKAFGMDVMVWGSQTSRDQAQADGFEAAEDKHAFFSNVDVLSLHLRLNDATRGCVTADDLGLMKPDSLFVNISRAELVETKALFNELTKVASKRAAIDVFEIEPATSEIEPLLALSNVTATPHLGYVEQNSYELYFDIAFDNILSY
- a CDS encoding GNAT family N-acetyltransferase — its product is MSLTIRQVTVDDAQGIIDVLNPIIIEGRYTILDQTFTLDEEKGFIESFPERGVFSVAVNQTTNQLLGFQNVEPFASYTKAFDHVGIIGTYVDANSRGQGVSKQLFEHTFEVAKTKGYEKLFAYVLAGNERALAVYLKQGFETVGIAKKHAKLGGQYYDEILIEKFL